From the Streptomyces pluripotens genome, one window contains:
- the sbnA gene encoding 2,3-diaminopropionate biosynthesis protein SbnA: MPIISEPEQYHENDLFVDLHRTFGRRLYLKCEGFNFAGSIKLKAARAMVEAAEASGVLRPGSVLVESSSGNLGVALSILAASKGYGFVCVTDSRCNPATKQLIEAMGGTVHTITEPAADGGFLGARLHLVKELCESDDRHVWLNQYANPNNALAHYWGTAPAIAERFPDLQVAFIGAGTTGTLMGCARYFKESRPEAKVVAVDAVGSVTFGGPSLPRQIPGLGTGVRPSLLDRSYVDDVVHVDEVDTIRACRRLARRGFLFGGSTGTVISGALRWLDEYAPGADVTAVAVAPDMGDRYLDSVYHRGWVEEIYGSAALAGEFEELEELSMMSTTGVA; this comes from the coding sequence GTGCCAATAATTTCAGAGCCGGAGCAGTACCACGAGAACGACCTGTTCGTCGACCTCCATCGGACCTTCGGACGCAGGCTCTACCTGAAGTGCGAAGGGTTCAACTTCGCGGGTTCGATCAAACTCAAGGCCGCCCGGGCCATGGTCGAGGCGGCGGAGGCCAGCGGGGTGCTGCGACCCGGCTCGGTTCTGGTGGAGTCCTCGTCGGGCAACCTCGGCGTCGCGCTGAGCATTCTCGCTGCCAGCAAGGGCTACGGATTCGTCTGCGTCACGGACAGCAGATGCAATCCGGCCACGAAGCAGCTCATCGAGGCCATGGGCGGCACGGTCCACACCATTACGGAACCCGCGGCTGACGGCGGCTTCCTCGGCGCGAGGCTGCACCTGGTGAAGGAGCTGTGTGAATCGGACGACCGCCATGTCTGGCTCAACCAGTACGCGAATCCGAACAACGCGCTCGCCCACTACTGGGGGACGGCGCCGGCGATCGCCGAGCGCTTCCCCGATCTACAGGTGGCCTTCATCGGTGCGGGCACCACCGGCACCCTCATGGGGTGCGCCCGCTACTTCAAGGAGAGCCGTCCCGAGGCCAAGGTCGTCGCGGTCGACGCGGTCGGCTCGGTGACCTTCGGCGGCCCATCCCTGCCGCGGCAGATCCCCGGCCTCGGCACGGGTGTGCGCCCATCGCTCCTCGACCGGTCCTACGTGGACGACGTGGTCCACGTGGACGAGGTGGACACCATACGGGCCTGCCGCCGGCTGGCCAGACGCGGCTTCCTCTTCGGCGGATCCACGGGGACGGTGATCAGCGGCGCCCTGCGCTGGCTCGACGAGTACGCACCGGGCGCGGACGTCACCGCCGTGGCCGTCGCACCGGATATGGGCGACAGATACCTGGACTCGGTCTATCACCGGGGCTGGGTCGAGGAGATCTACGGCAGCGCGGCGCTCGCAGGTGAATTCGAGGAGCTCGAGGAACTTTCGATGATGTCCACAACAGGTGTTGCCTGA
- a CDS encoding TauD/TfdA family dioxygenase, translating to MENGIRDSGARDDAALTLGGDAATVEAVAREILHAADGRVDSPEFVAAARDAWDNLPAPLRQEIRRFRRHSGPCGRLLIRGLPVGDESRPTPSTADSVQREASVAAAILLMVACGLGDPAAYLQEKSGALVQDVVPVPGREEFQGNAGSVLLSFHTENAFHEHRPDYVMLLCLRADHEGVAGTRTACVREVLDLLSPAARKTLSLPEFTTEAPPSFGAGSKGALHHPVLGGSWTDPDLRVDFAATRATTEEGVTALAELGALFEQVSTTSELLPGDLVIVDNHVTAHGRTAFTPRYDGRDRWLQRTFALTSLRRSRGQRPGDVYVLVE from the coding sequence ATGGAAAACGGTATCCGCGACAGCGGTGCCCGCGACGACGCCGCCCTCACACTCGGCGGCGACGCCGCCACCGTGGAGGCGGTCGCACGGGAGATACTCCACGCCGCGGACGGCCGGGTCGACTCCCCCGAGTTCGTGGCAGCCGCCCGGGACGCCTGGGACAACCTCCCAGCCCCGCTTCGCCAGGAGATCCGCCGGTTCCGCCGGCACTCCGGTCCCTGCGGCCGCCTGCTGATCCGGGGGCTTCCGGTGGGCGACGAATCGCGGCCCACCCCGTCGACCGCCGACTCGGTCCAGCGGGAGGCGTCCGTCGCCGCCGCGATCCTCCTCATGGTGGCCTGCGGACTTGGCGACCCCGCCGCGTATCTCCAGGAGAAATCCGGAGCCCTGGTGCAGGACGTCGTGCCCGTCCCGGGCCGTGAGGAGTTCCAGGGAAACGCCGGATCGGTCCTCCTCTCCTTCCACACCGAGAACGCGTTCCACGAACACCGCCCGGACTACGTCATGCTGCTGTGTCTGCGCGCCGACCACGAGGGTGTCGCGGGCACGCGTACCGCCTGCGTGCGCGAGGTTCTGGACCTGCTCAGCCCGGCGGCACGGAAGACGCTGAGCCTGCCCGAATTCACCACCGAGGCTCCACCGTCCTTCGGAGCCGGCAGTAAGGGCGCGCTCCACCATCCGGTGCTGGGTGGATCCTGGACCGACCCGGATCTGCGCGTCGACTTCGCCGCCACCCGGGCCACCACGGAGGAGGGGGTCACCGCCCTCGCCGAGCTGGGCGCACTCTTCGAGCAGGTGTCGACGACGTCGGAACTGCTTCCCGGCGACCTGGTCATCGTCGACAACCACGTCACCGCGCACGGCCGTACCGCGTTCACCCCTCGTTACGACGGCCGGGACCGTTGGCTGCAGCGCACCTTCGCGCTGACCTCTCTGCGACGCTCGCGGGGGCAGCGTCCGGGCGACGTTTACGTGCTGGTTGAATGA
- a CDS encoding response regulator transcription factor, translating to MRVVIAEDSVILREGMVELLTARGCDVIATVGDGDGLLAAVATHAPDVAVVDIRMPPTHTDEGIRAAIQLRAAHPGVGVLVFSQHAEPAWAARLLAGEASGIGYLLKERVSATADFIEALHRVAAGGVALDPEIVSRMFNTGSRPLDRLTERERVVLDLMAQGHSNRSIAELLVISERAVEKHAASIFTKFDLPPTAADNRRVKAVVAYLQESKP from the coding sequence GTGCGGGTAGTCATCGCCGAGGACTCGGTCATTCTCCGTGAGGGCATGGTGGAACTACTGACCGCCCGAGGCTGTGACGTCATCGCGACCGTGGGCGACGGGGACGGACTGCTGGCCGCGGTGGCCACGCATGCCCCGGATGTCGCCGTGGTCGACATCCGCATGCCGCCCACCCACACCGACGAGGGCATCCGCGCGGCGATCCAACTCCGCGCCGCCCACCCCGGGGTGGGCGTCCTCGTCTTCTCCCAGCACGCCGAACCGGCCTGGGCGGCCCGGCTGCTCGCCGGCGAGGCGTCGGGCATCGGGTACCTGCTCAAGGAGCGCGTCTCGGCCACCGCCGACTTCATCGAGGCGTTGCACAGGGTCGCGGCCGGCGGTGTGGCTCTCGACCCGGAGATCGTCAGCCGTATGTTCAACACCGGCAGCCGCCCCCTCGACCGGCTGACCGAGCGCGAACGAGTGGTCCTGGACCTGATGGCCCAGGGCCACTCGAACCGTTCCATCGCCGAACTGCTCGTCATCTCCGAGCGGGCGGTGGAGAAGCACGCGGCGTCCATCTTCACGAAGTTCGATCTTCCTCCGACCGCTGCGGACAACCGCCGTGTCAAGGCGGTCGTGGCGTACTTGCAGGAGTCCAAGCCCTGA
- a CDS encoding ABC transporter ATP-binding protein, whose product MSLSTEAQARPLVESGPGIHAENLHRSYGRGRAAVHALRGVDIGFAPGTFTAVMGPSGSGKSTLLQCVAGMDRPTAGTIHWGTTDITALPERRLAQLRRAEAGFIFQSYNLMPAMTVEQNVALTSRLAGERVDWSAVADCLERVGLADRRKERPGRLSGGQQQRVAVARALYARPRVLFADEPTGALDRATGREVLWLLREGVENEGRTCVMVTHDPVAASFADRVVVLADGVLVDELVRPSAAQISEKLSELAC is encoded by the coding sequence ATGTCACTGAGCACTGAGGCCCAAGCCCGACCTCTCGTGGAAAGCGGTCCGGGTATTCACGCGGAGAACCTGCACCGCTCGTACGGCCGTGGCCGTGCCGCGGTTCATGCTCTGCGTGGAGTGGACATCGGCTTCGCTCCGGGCACCTTCACCGCGGTGATGGGCCCGTCCGGATCGGGCAAGTCGACTCTGCTGCAGTGCGTGGCGGGAATGGACCGACCGACCGCCGGCACAATCCACTGGGGCACGACCGACATCACCGCGCTGCCCGAGCGCCGCCTGGCTCAACTGCGGCGCGCAGAGGCAGGCTTCATCTTCCAGTCGTACAACCTGATGCCGGCCATGACGGTCGAGCAGAACGTCGCCCTGACCTCTCGGCTGGCGGGCGAGCGCGTGGACTGGTCAGCGGTCGCCGACTGCCTTGAGCGGGTGGGTCTTGCCGACCGGAGGAAGGAACGGCCCGGCCGTCTCTCCGGTGGCCAGCAGCAACGCGTCGCCGTGGCGCGGGCGTTGTACGCCCGTCCGCGCGTTCTGTTCGCCGATGAGCCGACCGGCGCCCTCGATCGCGCGACCGGGCGCGAGGTGCTGTGGCTCCTGCGCGAGGGGGTCGAGAACGAAGGCCGCACTTGTGTCATGGTCACGCACGACCCGGTCGCGGCGAGTTTCGCGGACCGAGTGGTCGTCCTCGCCGACGGAGTCCTGGTTGACGAGCTGGTACGCCCGTCCGCCGCGCAGATCTCCGAGAAGCTGAGTGAGCTCGCATGCTGA